In Candidatus Binatia bacterium, the sequence GGCAGACACGCAGCGCTACGTCCGGATGCTGGAAATCGCCGACGAGACCGCGCGGCGCTACGATCCGCACGTCGTCGCGGTCAACGCGCACCTCAGCGACGAACTGCAGGAGGTCTGGATCGCAACGAGCGACGGGCGCCTCGTTAGCGATTGCCGGCCGCTCATCACCTTCGGCGTGCAAGTCGTCGCGACCGATAAGGGCGAGCGCGGCTCCGGCTACGTCGGCGACGGCGGGCGGACGTCGCTGGCCTACTTCGACCAAGAGACGCCCGAGGATCTTGCCAACGAGGCCGCGCGCATCGCGATCGTCAACCTCGCGGCGGTGCCGGCGCCGGCCGGCGAGATGGAGATGATCGTCGGCGCCGGCGGCGGCGGCGTCCTGCTGCACGAAGCGGTCGGCCACGGTCTCGAGAGCGATTTCAACCGTCGCGGCACGTCGCTCTACAGCGGGCGCATCGGCGAGCGCGTCGCAAGCGAACTGGTGACGATCTACGACGACGGTAACCTCAGCGAGGAGCGCGGCAGCCTCAACGTCGACGACGAAGGCGTGCCGGGCCAGCACAAGGTGCTCGTCGAGAACGGCGTGCTGCTCGGCTACATGCAGGACCGCCTCAACGCGCGACTGATGGGCGTGCAATCCACCGGCAGCGGGCGGCGGCAGTCGTTTCGCTTTGCGCCGCAGCCGCGGATGTGCAACACGTACATGCCCAGCGGCGAGTCGAGCGTCGAGGAGATCGTCGCATCCACGCAGCGCGGCATCTATGCAAAGTCGTTCGCCGGCGGGCAAGTCGAGATCGCGAAGGGCGATTTCGTCTTCATGATCGGCGAAGGCTATCTGGTGGAGAACGGCAAGGTCACGACCCCGGTGCGAAACGCGACGATCATCGGCAATGGTCCCGACGCGCTGATGAAGGTCGTCGCGGTCGGCAACGACGGCCGCCTCGCGCGGCGCCATTACACCTGCGGCAAAGGCGGCCAGTTCGTGCCGGTCGGCGTCGGCATGCCGACGGTCAAGATCGCTTCGATCACGGTGGGCGGTACGCAGCATGAATGAGACCGTTGCGATCGAGATCGCATGCAAGGCGCTCGCGATGGCGACCGCCGCGGGCGCGCAGAGCGCCGAGGCCTCGGTCTCGATCGCGCGGCGCTTCCACGCCGAGGCGCGCGAGAACGTGATCGCGCGGCTTGAAGGATCCACCGGCAAGAGCCTCTTCGTGCGCGTCTTCCGCGACGGCCGCAAGGCGACGCTCTCGACCTCGGACTTCTCGAGCGACGGCCTGCGCGACGCGGTCGCGCGCGCGGTCGCGCACGCCGGGCTCGTCGCCGCCGACGAGTTCGCCGGCCTCCCCGACGAGGTCGCGGCGAACGGCGTGCGGCTCGATCTCTGCGATCCGCGCATCGCCGATCGCGAGGGCGGCGAGAAGGTGGACGAGGCGCTTCGCCTCGAGCGGCTGATTCGTGCCGAGGATGCGCGCGTCGTCAACTCGAGCGGTTCGCATTACACCGATGCCGTCGCCGTGACCGCGCTCGCAAACACGATGGGCTTCGCCGCTGCCTACACGTGGACGCGCGCGGGCCGCTCGACCGGGCCGGTGGCGCTCGACGGCGAGGTGAAGCGGATCGGACAGTACGGCACCGCGGGGAGGCGGCTCGGCGATCTCGAGAGCTCCGAAACGGTCGCGTCGGCCGCGGTGCGCCGCGCCGTAGATCTCTTCGGCGCTCGCAAGCCGCCGACGATGCGCGTGCCGGTGATCTTCGAGCGGGACGTCGCGGCGAGCGTGCTCGACGATCTCTTCGCGGCCGTCTCGGGGGCGAACGTCGCTGCCGGCAACTCGTGGCTGAGCGGGTGCATTGGGAATCAAATCGGCAGCGAGCTG encodes:
- a CDS encoding metallopeptidase TldD-related protein, which produces MAEMVDEGLLSKLIGRALQHGGEFADVFCERRRTLSYRLQDGRIHDASLGMTLGVGIRVVVGESAGYACSDDLSESALLEAADAASLIARGSPSGETRVADLSVARVASFYDGRHDGQADTQRYVRMLEIADETARRYDPHVVAVNAHLSDELQEVWIATSDGRLVSDCRPLITFGVQVVATDKGERGSGYVGDGGRTSLAYFDQETPEDLANEAARIAIVNLAAVPAPAGEMEMIVGAGGGGVLLHEAVGHGLESDFNRRGTSLYSGRIGERVASELVTIYDDGNLSEERGSLNVDDEGVPGQHKVLVENGVLLGYMQDRLNARLMGVQSTGSGRRQSFRFAPQPRMCNTYMPSGESSVEEIVASTQRGIYAKSFAGGQVEIAKGDFVFMIGEGYLVENGKVTTPVRNATIIGNGPDALMKVVAVGNDGRLARRHYTCGKGGQFVPVGVGMPTVKIASITVGGTQHE
- a CDS encoding TldD/PmbA family protein, yielding MNETVAIEIACKALAMATAAGAQSAEASVSIARRFHAEARENVIARLEGSTGKSLFVRVFRDGRKATLSTSDFSSDGLRDAVARAVAHAGLVAADEFAGLPDEVAANGVRLDLCDPRIADREGGEKVDEALRLERLIRAEDARVVNSSGSHYTDAVAVTALANTMGFAAAYTWTRAGRSTGPVALDGEVKRIGQYGTAGRRLGDLESSETVASAAVRRAVDLFGARKPPTMRVPVIFERDVAASVLDDLFAAVSGANVAAGNSWLSGCIGNQIGSELVTVVDDGRVPAGLGTAPFDGEGVATRRTPVFERGALRTFLYDTYYARKLGATSTGNSTGGGVGPSNFYLEPGSRSLAELIAATPQGVLVIDTIGFATEHASGTYSRGARGFFIENGELAYPIDEFTIAGRYTEMLAGVDAVANDLRFDGPVVSPSFRVAEMTVSGN